One window of Clarias gariepinus isolate MV-2021 ecotype Netherlands chromosome 21, CGAR_prim_01v2, whole genome shotgun sequence genomic DNA carries:
- the fbxo21 gene encoding F-box only protein 21 has translation MATPRTGERALGTNPAISESCAKKLTDLPTEVLEHILCFPVLNHIDISNVSCCCKRLHEVCHSNGKVWGHQFRLRWPRLQKLYRQNESYDWQKEFRTRLRVCLQIHRTVVSISKRFFAEVPCVGQVLGDSFTEIESLGAPEHFCEDELLSILNSDSRRSLTLKYYAKKILYFLRQQNILRSLKSFLERPADQQSALEGAVLVDQYCNPLTEVTLESVSTQLDDITEKMKKCLRAKNASHPSLRSGQGDCVVVQDFELQRQVLCALNAVLYEQLQFKGNECDYYNPMNSYIHQVLLRRTGIPISLSVLYMTLARKLGVPLEPVNFPNHFLLRWCQRRTSSDDIYDYVYIDAFGKGKQLTAKECEYLIRQQVTADYYSSISTTELLLRMVGNLLNIGKRGEGSEKSYQLLRDSLDLYLTIDPDNVQYLMLQARLYFHLGIWPEKVLDILQHIQALDPSQHGAVGYLVQHTLEHIQHKRHAVEPEVKRRSAPEHAQVQYSVGLIMKHKRSGYNCVVYGWDPKCSMSPEWIATMRVHQLSHGADQPFYNVLVQDGTCRYAAQENLEPHSAPLEISHPEVGRYFSDFSDTHYVANEELQSHYPEDTAETLRAVQELYRSDSGHAAGSDRDHGATAP, from the exons ATGGCGACGCCTCGCACCGGGGAGCGAGCGTTAGGAACAAATCCCGCCATATCAGAGTCCTGCGCTAAAAAACTCACGGATTTACCGACCGAGGTGTTGGAGCACATCCTGTGTTTCCCGGTGCTGAACCACATCGACATCTCCAACGTGTCGTGCTGCTGCAAGCGGCTTCATGAAGTGTGTCATAGCAACGGGAAGGTCTGGGGACATCAGTTCAGACTCAG GTGGCCGCGGCTACAGAAGCTTTATCGGCAGAATGAATCGTACGATTGGCAGAAGGAATTCAGGACCAGGCTCAGGGTCTGTCTGCAGATCCACCGGACAGTCGTGTCTATTTCCAAGCGATTCTTCGCTGAAGTT CCTTGCGTCGGTCAGGTGTTGGgtgacagctttacagaaatcgaGTCTCTCGGGGCGCCGGAGCACTTCTGCGAAGACGAGCTCCTCTCCATTCTCAACTCGGACAGTAG gagGAGCTTGACCTTGAAGTACTATGCAAAGAAAATCCTCTACTTTCTTCGCCAGCAGAACATCCTGAGGAGCCTGAAGAGCTTCCTGGAGCGGCCCGCGGATCAGCAGTCGGCTCTGGAAG GCGCCGTATTAGTGGATCAGTACTGTAACCCCCTGACTGAGGTCACACTCGAGAGTGTTTCTACTCAGCTGGACGACATCACGGAGAAGATGAAGAAATGTCTACGGGCGAAAAACGCGTCTCATCCCAGCCTGAGATCGGGTCAAG GCGACTGTGTGGTCGTGCAAGACTTCGAGCTCCAGCGCCAGGTCCTCTGCGCCCTCAACGCGGTCCTGTACGAACAGCTGCAGTTTAAAGGGAACGAATGTGACTACTACAACCCCATGAATTCCTACATACACCAG GTGCTTCTGCGTCGAACCGGCATTCCCATCAGTCTCTCTGTGCTCTATATGACGCTCGCCCGGAAGCTGGGGGTCCCACTGGAGCCGGTTAACTTCCCTAATCACTTCCTGCTCCGCTGGTGTCAGCGCCGGACCAG CAGTGACGATATCTACGACTACGTTTACATCGACGCCTTCGGGAAGGGCAAGCAGCTGACGGCTAAAGAGTGCGAGTACCTGATCCGCCAGCAGGTGACGGCCGATTACTACAGCTCCATCAGCACCACCGAACTGCTGCTGCGCATGGTGGGCAACCTGCTGAACATCGGCAAGAGGGG AGAAGGCAGCGAGAAGTCGTACCAGCTCCTGAGGGACTCTCTGGATCTCTACCTCACCATCGACCCTGATAACGTGCAGTATCTGATGCTGCAGGCTCGACTCTACTTCCACCTGGGCATCTGGCCTGAAAAG GTCCTGGACATCCTGCAGCACATCCAGGCGTTGGACCCGTCTCAACACGGCGCCGTGGGTTACCTGGTGCAGCACACGCTGGAACACATCCAGCACAAGAGACACGCGGTGGAGCCCGAGGTGAAGAGACGCAGCGCTCCCGAACACGCCCAAGTGCAGTACTCGGTCGGCCTCATCATGAAACACAAGAG GTCGGGGTATAACTGCGTGGTGTACGGCTGGGACCCTAAATGCTCCATGAGTCCCGAGTGGATCGCCACCATGCGGGTGCATCAGCTGAGCCACGGCGCCGATCAGCCGTTCTACAACGTCCTGGTGCAGGACGGAACCTGCAGATACGCCGCCCAGG agAACCTGGAGCCTCACTCGGCACCGTTGGAAATCAGTCACCCGGAAGTCGGGCGCTACTTCAGCGACTTCTCCGACACGCACTACGTGGCCAACGAGGAGCTCCAGAGCCATTACCCAGAGGACACGGCGGAGACGCTGAGAGCCGTACAGGAGCTGTACCGCTCAGACTCAGGACACGCTGCGGGGTCAGACCGTGACCACGGCGCCACCgcaccttaa